The Pungitius pungitius chromosome 8, fPunPun2.1, whole genome shotgun sequence genome has a window encoding:
- the slc2a1b gene encoding solute carrier family 2, facilitated glucose transporter member 1, whose protein sequence is MDSGKKVTFTLMLSVGAAVIGSLQFGYNTGVINAPQKVIEKYINETWFQRYQEPISKESLTGIWSTSVSIFSVGGMLGSFSVGLFVNRFGRRNSMLMANVLAFIAATLMGFSKMASSWEMLIAGRFVVGLYSGLSTGFVPMYVGEVSPTALRGALGTFHQLGIVVGILVAQVFGMEAIMGNDDLWPLLLGFTVVPAVAQCILLPFCPKSPRFLLINKNEENRAKAALKKLRGTSDVSADMQEMKEESRQMMREKKVTIFELFRSPLYRQPLLIAVVLQLSQQLSGINAVFYYSTSIFEKAGVQQPVYATIGAGVVNTAFTVVSLFVVERAGRRSLHMMGLLGMAGSAVLMTIAVVLQEQVKWMSYVSIVAIFGFVAFFEIGPGPIPWFIVAELFSQGPRPAAFAVAGFSNWTANFIVGMGFQYVVAVCEGYVFIIFAVLLLGFFVFTFFKVPETKGRTFDEIATAFRQTGGGGAAAKHSPEELNSLGADSQL, encoded by the exons ATGGACTCGGGGAAG AAAGTGACGTTCACGCTGATGCTGAGCGTGGGAGCCGCTGTGATTGGCTCCCTGCAGTTCGGCTACAACACCGGAGTCATTAATGCCCCTCAAAAG GTCATTGAGAAGTACATCAATGAGACGTGGTTCCAACGCTACCAGGAGCCCATCAGCAAGGAATCCCTCACGGGCATCTGGTCCACCTCCGTCTCCATCTTTTCTGTGGGAGGCATGTTGGGGTCCTTCTCCGTCGGACTCTTCGTCAACCGCTTCGGAAG GAGGAACTCAATGCTCATGGCCAACGTCCTGGCCTTCATCGCCGCCACTCTGATGGGCTTCTCCAAGATGGCGAGCTCGTGGGAGATGCTGATCGCCGGGCGCTTCGTGGTGGGCCTCTACTCGGGCCTCTCCACGGGCTTCGTGCCCATGTACGTGGGCGAGGTCTCCCCGACGGCCCTGCGCGGCGCCCTGGGCACCTTCCACCAGCTGGGCATCGTCGTCGGCATCCTGGTCGCGCAG GTCTTCGGCATGGAGGCCATCATGGGCAACGACGACCTGTGGCCGCTCCTCTTGGGCTTCACCGTCGTGCCGGCGGTGGCGCAGTGCATCCTGCTGCCCTTCTGCCCCAAGAGCCCCCGCTTCCTGCTGATCAACAAGAACGAGGAGAACAGGGCGAAGGCCG CGTTGAAGAAGCTCAGAGGCACCAGCGACGTGAGCGCCGACATgcaggagatgaaggaggagagccGGCAGATGATGAGGGAGAAGAAGGTGACCATCTTTGAGCTCTTCCGCTCGCCGCTCTACCGCCAGCCGCTGCTGATCGCCGTGGTCCTGCAGCTCTCGCAGCAGCTGTCTGGCATCAACGCC GTTTTCTACTACTCCACAAGTATCTTTGAGAAAGCCGGAGTCCAGCAGCCCGTCTACGCCACCATCGGCGCCGGTGTGGTCAACACGGCCTTCACCGTGGTGTCG ctctTTGTCGTGGAGCGCGCAGGGCGCAGGTCTCTGCACATGATGGGGCTGCTGGGAATGGCCGGCTCCGCCGTCTTAATGACCATCGCTGTGGTTCTGCAG GAGCAGGTGAAGTGGATGTCGTACGTGAGCATCGTGGCCATCTTCGGCTTCGTGGCGTTCTTTGAGATCGGGCCGGGTCCCATCCCCTGGTTCATCGTGGCAGAGCTCTTCTCGCAGGGCCCCAGGCCCGCCGCCTTCGCCGTGGCCGGCTTCTCCAACTGGACCGCCAACTTCATCGTGGGAATGGGCTTCCAGTATGTGGTG gctgTATGTGAGGGCTACGTCTTCATCATCTTCGCCGTCCTGCTGCTGGGCTTCTTCGTCTTCACCTTCTTCAAAGTGCCGGAGACCAAGGGCCGGACGTTTGACGAGATCGCCACCGCCTTCCGGCagacgggcggcggcggcgcggcggcgaAGCACTCGCCGGAGGAGCTCAACAGCCTGGGAGCCGACTCTCAGCTCTGA